Sequence from the Salvelinus alpinus chromosome 35, SLU_Salpinus.1, whole genome shotgun sequence genome:
AATGTTCACTAAGCCGCAAGAAGACGCGTTTGGCCATGTGACCGTATGAGTTGTCCGTTCTTGGCTCTCTGTGGAGTGTAATGCATACTTAATGTGGACAGGGAGGGCACGGGACTCAGTCAATGATTATTTAATGGCTCTAGCTGCTGCCTAGCAGACCAGGATGTTGAGTGTCAACGTAGGGAAGCATTAGGGGAGATGAAGGGAAGATCGTATTTAAGTCACATCCACAGGGGGAATGCAGTGCTGTTGATCTcttcaatatacacacacacacacacacacacacacacacacacacacacacacacacacacacacacacacacacacacacacacacacacacacacacacacacacacacacacacacacactttttaatTGGCTCAACTGCCACTACGCCATCCTATTCAAACCATGTCAAAGCTGATATCAGATCACATGGGGATGTTAGTAAATGACCGAAGATCAGTTATTATCTGAAAGTATCCATTTATCGCACAAAATAATTGTCTATTTGACACCGGCATTATAAAAAATTCCCTATGGCGTTATCTTTCTCCTACTCTTCGATGCTATGTGTGTTCTAGGTTAGCATGGCCGCTGTGCTGCTCCCTGGCAATGTGCCAAGATCTCATGTGGGCCTTGTCAGTGTCACACTCACACTGTCATCTATTTGACATGTGAGGGCGGTGTGCAGTCTGTCATGCTCTCACTGTGACACGTCGCTGTGCCTTTTGAGTCAGTGGAGCCGAGAGCTGTGTAAATCTCCATCCGTAGCCAGCCCTGACATGTAGCCTCTGTGGACACTGGAAGCCtcgcttctccttcttcttccctTCTCCCACACTCCCTCCTTCTCACTCCCCATACTTCAGATTTCCACAAGGCTAAAACCCCGAGACAGTCTACACGCAGTTACCTCTACTGCTAGCCCTTGAAGCTTTGCCTCGACAGAAGTTAATAATATGCCCTTGCCTTACTGGAGTTAAAGTACTGTTATTAAATGTTAATTACGTTGAACCGAAATGCACACTCACTGTAGCAGATAAGACGTGGGAACTCATGTTGTTAGTGCTGGGGCCCTCTGGTCTGCTGTGGCACGGTGCGATGGTGCTTCTTGAGCCTACTTCTCTCAAATAAAAGCACAGCTGTGCGCTTTGCGATAAATCTAAGCGTTTGCCTCCAATGTTGCCCCAGTATTCCCCTAACGTAATCGGATAACTGAAAAAATAACCAGTCGTTTTTGTTGCAtcaagtacccccccccccccccccaagaagcTGATCCTTCATGGGGGTTTATTCAATAAAGCCAAAAGATATAGTCGCTTATgtgcaaagagagagaagcatgtgtgtcccaaatggcactctattgccTATTTAGTGCCCTATTTCcctacagggctctggtcataaagtagtgcactatgcaggaaATAAGATGCTATTTGAGACGCAGAGGCAGTCATAGAGGTGGTGGCGTAATGCCACCTTTATAATCCCTCTTTGAATGGCTCAGGGGGTGGGGACGCTTACCATATCAAAGTTTATTGTGCAGTTTATTGAAACCGGCGCGTGATGCGATTAACGTGGTAAAGTGTCAGTCCAGGGGTTACAGCCGAACCTTGCATAACGCTGCCTCTCTGGCGCTCTGTGCAAAGTATAGTAATTCAATGTATATCTGAGGGATAGTGGAATTTCCCTGTTGAAAAGAAACACTGCTTCACACACCCACATTTTGTGGCATTTGATATTTTAAAGCACAGTCAACATCAGAGTGAAGAGGCATTTGTGTTTTATTTAAAAGTACTTAAAATACTATTTACCATAGATTTGCTTTTGGAAGAAGTacagttttttttattgaaaCAGATTAAAACACAAGGGACTCCATTTTTGTGTCCATAGCAAAACAACATTCAAATGTTGGTCAACATCTAACAATGTAACAGGGCTCTGCCTATCATCTGCAAGGGTGTTGTATTCAAAGAGACAATAGAAGATTCTCAAATAAGtgggacaggaagagagagaatgcTCCCGCAGGTGGCTTTCACTTGTCCAGTCATTTCCAATCAGTGTTTGCCTCAAGGAAGGGAGAAATGAAGGACGCACTTTTGAAATATTTGAACAGGGcctcaacgagagagagagagagttctctctTGATCCCAATTTTGTTATCTTGCCTCTCTAACCCTCCTGATTTGGTTCTCCCGTAGCGGCGAAGAAGTCCCAATGGCTGGAGAAAGAGGAAAAGGCTCGGCAGCTGAGGGAGAGCCAGCTGGACGAGCGGCGCAGGAAGCTGGAGGAGCAGCGGATCAAGACAGAGAAGCGTCGCGCTGCCCTGGAGGAGAGGCAGAAACAGCAACTAGAGAAGAACAAGGTGGGTTGTGAGGGAGAAGGGTGAAGTACCCTTAGACGCTAATCTTAGGTCAGGTTAGTATTGGGGGTTAGTAGGTCAGGTTAGTATTGGGGGAGGtgcagctgatcctagatctgtacctaggggaaacttcaccccagaaCGGGTGGTAACACTCCTCACAGCAAGCCAATATTAGAGCCCTGATGATCGTGGGTTCAATCCCCACGTCCACCTTTCCTGCTTTCCCTTCTACTAACCTGTCTCCCCCATCTATTTCCACACTGTCTCAATGAAGGTCAGAAAAATACTAAAGGAGTGGTGGAATTCCACCCGCCTTAACCATACAAGAGAATAAGGTGGGTGGGTAGCAAGAAGAGAATGAGTCAGAGAATCATTAATTAGTGCTAACCTAGTATTTCTCCATCTTTGGTATGAAGGAGCGGTATGAGGCTGCCCTCCAGCGGTCCACTAAGAAGACCTGGGCTGAGATCCGTCAGCAGAGATTGTCCTGGGCCGGAGGCCTCAGCCACAACTCCAGCCAGAGAGAAAGTGAGTACCTACCGCTGAAACAGGAACCCAGAACCCACCGAGCCAGACACTGCCGAAGCCTCTCCTTCCTTCAAAGACAACTGCCTCACCAATACACATTTGACACTATCTTGCGACTGTTGTTGGCTTGGATCATTTCTTTTCACATGGTCCTTCCCAGCACAGTTCCAGCGACTATGGTGGATGCGTTACCAGGCCAGTGCAGTACGGCTCGTTTTGGCTCGCTTCAGTAGTGTGAAAAAGGGTACTACTGTGCAGACATTCATATTCTACCGAGCCATATTTTCACAGGCTTACGGTTGTTTTGCACTTCAAGTAAACCATAAATTAGGTCACTCACTTTACACTATATAGTCAGTTAGTGACAGTCAAACTTGAATTCCAGTCACCTTCAACCCTATTAAGCAGAGGTGGTTCTCTGTGATTCGGCCTGGCATCAATCAGCCTACACGGCTGAACCGCTCCTCTCAACCTCATCACAGATACGTAGTTATCTCTAATTAAATCACTCTGagatgtctcacacacacacacacacacacacacacacacacacacacacacacacacacacacgacaggtgGGTTGATGTCCCTATCAGCTCTTGCTGGGATGTGCTACACTACAGCAGTCTAATTTCCCTGTAGACGGAGGGAACATTGGCTTCATTCCGTGAGGAAATAGCTGGGTAATGACAAGGCTGAGGTGAATATGAGATGTCCAGGCATGGTTGAGGTgtatatgtgtggtgtgtgtggggggggggggggggctgtgatgGTGTCAGATATGTAGTGATGCCCTGCGAGTCACAAACAATTCTGACCAATGTTTTCCCGGTCTGCGTTTGTGCGACATACTCAAAAGTCATGTTTCTGTAGGGTCTCTGGTGATTCAACAGTgtaccatttaaaaaatatatatatattttatattattcatATTTTATTGAAAGGAATGAAGGGGAGAGAGCTAGAATGAATATAAGTAGCGTGAAGGGTTCGACTGGGATTCGAACCCACGTTAGCAGggttacatactgtatgtgcacaACCAACCTCAGGCACATAGTGTAGGCTACTGCGTGACTGGATGTTTCATTCAGGGTCGTTAGCCCCTAGATACAGATAAAGTATTGGTTCTTCAATGTGTATGCTGGTACTTTAGAGCCTGCAGTAAGCGGGGCTTTATCAGTCATCAACACACATCAGAATAGTGGTTCATTCATGTTTCGCTAGCATTGATTCACGTAGCCAAATACCCCTTCAAGTCAAATGGAGTCGGTAACAGCAATGCACTTGGTAAGAGGTGTATGAAGCAGGgatgtctctctctttcgctctctctctctctcttcctgctcttCTCCACCTTTGCCAACTCTTATGGTCACACTGAACATAGACGTTGGCAAGACAGCCAAAcaaatctgggaccagactacgtACTATATGAGCCATGAGTAATGGCAAATGTTGACCGCCAAAtcaacctgcccccccccccccagcctcctcTTTCAGACCCAGTGCTGTCGAAGACCGAAAGGTAGGAAAAAAAAGAGGGAAAGACTGAACCGTGACAAGCGTTAACAAACAGGATACAGTGGACTACTGAGGATCCAATAGAGTTATTTAAGAAGAGGCAGCAGAGTGCTCTATTGGCCTGCAGAAAAAAGACCTCTCCCTGCCCATCTCCAACAACAACAGACCCATATCTGACAAGGGACAtttaggacagagacagagacatccaATTCCCCCATTAACATTAGACTGTACTGTCATATGTCTAGTGGCATTTAATGAAGGGCACAATGTTCACTCGATTAGTCTCCATTAAAGGGTCTGGGGGGATGGTGTTTAATCAGTGGGTTGTCTCAGTAGTTCCCTCCACTAGGTGTCAGTTGTGTTACATGTGTGTCAGTTGTGTTACATGCGTGTCAGTTGTGTTGACTGACATTGGTATTTGTTTGTGTAGTACAACATGTTGTGGTAACAAAACTGTTACTACACTGTTACTACTTTGTGTACGGCAGGGCTCAGGTTGGCACAAAGATGGGACGTGTACTCTTTTACATTCTAGTCATGTCATCGCAGGTTAGACATATGTGTTCACAGGCCATTGATAGTCAGTCGTTTTCAGTGTTTTGGTGTCACTCTTTCACAAACAGTCAAGTGTATCCATTTTGAATATCAACACCTAACTGAATGACGCACGACCCAGTAGACTCAACACAATATttctttaaatatatttttttagtgCGTAGAAAAAGCTGCGTTATTTCCCTCTACCATCAATTGTCTGTTTTCAGATTGTAATCGATTTTTGGTGGAGGCTCCTCGAAGTATACTTTGACATGACACATTGACAGTTAGAATTTCTATTCTGTTTCCCGTCATCGCCATGCGGAAAGGAATGTAAAATAACACTGTCAGATGAGAAACGTTCAACACAgagattttattattttgtttcttTATTGAATCAGAAATAGTTGCCCTCTGGAAATACACCGTTTTGGTATTTGGATGTTTGCtgtatgtatgcgtgtgtggGGGGATTGATATCACCGTGACACACCCTGGAGGCCTCCCTCCCCTGTGTGAAACAGTGTGACCCACCATCTCTGTGGACTACTCTCTTGGCTTCGCAGGCAGATGCTCGGTGTCGGCGGTCAACCTGCCCAAACACGTGGACTCGGTTATAAACAAGAGACTCTCCAAGTCCTCCGCCACCCTCTGGAACTCCCCCAACAGAAGTAAGACACGTCAGGCCCCCTTTTCCGGGAACGCCCACTTTTCATATCCGTTCCCTCACATGATTTCATTTTTTTCTCCACGGTTTTTTTTCTCCCCACTGTCTCCAATCCAATCGCTTGTCTGTGTTCGATGGTTGATTACCGAATCATTTTCACCTAACAAATTCAAATCCAcccttgttttttttcttctgtggtTCATGGGTTAtggtttttctccctccctctgcattTTGTTCAGTCCCTGTATTTATATACTTCATACTTTGGTGTGAATATATGGGTTCATTTACGCTGTCTTCATATTTTTTGTCCCACATTTTTGGTGTTCTTGGTTTATTCATTTGCTGGTGATGGTCATTTCGTGCTCTTTGGTTTGTGTGTCAGTCGATGTTTTTTCACTCACTGAAAAGTCTTGGTCAATGTCTTGAATGGTGACGGTGATGTCTTGAATGGTGACGGTGATGTCTTGAATGGTGACGGTGTTGTCTTGAATGGTGACGGTGATGTCTTGAATGGTGACGGTGATGTCTTGAATGGTGACGGTGATGTCTTgaatggtgatggtgatgatgatgatgaatgtgtTTTCAGGCCTATGCTATCCCGAAGTAAATACACTGTACTTTGCGGAACAGTGTTTCAGTGCACCTAGAACACCACTGCAGGTGCAGGGTTCTTTCAGAAGTGCCTGTCTAAATAGGTCACATAGGAACTTTAGTGTTTAAAATTAAAAAGTCGGCCACTAAAGGATGAGTCAGCGTTTTAAGAGAAAATTCTGAAAACTCCACAGGAACACCTGTGATGGTTGAAAATAGATTAAGGTGACTCTGCTGAAAGCGTaaccctctccctcttttcctctccttctctccctctctccacctaccCTATCTTTCACTCTcgcctctctcgtctctctcgtcGTCCTATCTctcgtctcttcctctctgtctctgctcctcttctttctcctctacCCCCTGTTCTTTTGTCTCACTCATTGTCTATCAAAagctcactctcctctcttttttatttcagtctctctctcgcacactttctctctctctctatttccctctctgcTGGTTAACCTTATTGTCCTTCAGGGCAGGTTTAATAGGGAAGTGGGACGTGATTTAGTGTACCGTATAAAAGACCCAGAGCAAACCTCTGCGGTGGACTTCTTtcgtctctctcttccctctcctctctcctccctcgtcTTTCAATGTCAATGTTCTGAACTGCTGCCTCCATAGCCAGAGGGGTTTTTGCTAATTCTGGCAGTGCTTACTTTATACTGCTCTGGTATATAGGTTGTGATCTTCCTCCCTCTCATGTTATTATGCGTCTGGAAGTTTTCCAGGTCTAATATGGAACCCACCATTTCCTCATAGAGCATAAGAATGGGGCGTAGGCCTGGGTTGGTTTGAGGCTTTATTTGGTATGAATGTTTACTAGAGACATAAGGGTTTATGCGGGTGAGATATTGTCTTATTTGATCTGTCATTATAATATATAACGTAGGAAAGCTAACTGAGCAAAGCTTAGCTCGTTGTCGATATTCCATATAAAAAAAACGAGAAGCAAAAGGCCTTTCTGTGACACTGTGATGACAATGCGATATTGGATCATTATATTTGAGTCATTTACTAAAATGGGGTTGCAATAGTTATCGAACAGTTAGTCGGTATAAGGTGCATATTAAAACTGTTTGAACACTGACGTCGTCTGACGTAGCGAGACAGAAGTGGGGATATTCACAGTGGCTCTAAGAGGCAAACCGGCTTTGAAAATGAAGCTGGTTTGCCCAACCTGTTAGTGATCCCTTCGCGCGCCAATTcctttagcgggatcgatttgacaacatccattgaagttgcagagcgccaaattcaaactacagaaatatcaATATTCAAGATAACCGAAAatataagtgtaatacatcaaaataaagcttaacttcttgttaatccagtcgcagtgtcagatttcaaaaaggctttacggcaaaagtagaccatgcgattatctgaggacagtgccccgTATACAAATACATGAAAAAAAAATTCAACAAGGCAGGTGGCgatacaaaagtcagaaataacgatataattcatgccttacctttgaagatctttttctgttggcactccaaaatgttccagaaacatcacaaatggtccttatgttcgataatgtccttcttgatatccccaaaatgtcaatttatttggcgcgtttgattcagaaatacaccggttccaacactgcccaacatgactacaaagtatctaataagttacctgtaaacttggtccaaacatttcaaacaatgttcctaatccaacctaaggtatcctaaaacgtaaataatcaatacaatttaagacgggatatactgtgttcaataccggataaaaacaacgtgaagcgcGTTCCAGTTCACGCGCACCAAACAGTAGAGTCCACTTTGCTTGACACTTACAAAGAACTGACCTACTTCTTCAtatctcaaaagaaaaacatcaaccaatttctaaagactgttgacatctagtgaaagccataggaactgcaaccaggttcctatTTAATAGGGCTATTCAATAGAAAACCAATGGGAAATACTATGACCTCAATTTTATTttcccctggatggtttgtcctcggggttttgcctgccaaatcagttctgttatactcaaagacattattttaacagttctagaaactttagagtgttttctatccacatctaccaattatatgcatatcctagcttctgggcctgaggaacaggcagtttactttgggcacgcttttcgtccggacgtgaaaatactgccccctatccctaagaagttgaTGTCATCTGACGTAGCGAGACAGAAGTGGAGATATTCACGGTGGCTCTAAGAGGCAAAAAATGAAGCTGAAAATGAAGCTGGTTTGCCCCTTAAGGCCAGCATAGGACTTTGAATATATGTGATAAAATTGGTCGTGTTTGTCCCCTCCCGCAGCCCGTAGCCTCCAGCTGAGCCCGTGGGAGAGCAGCATTGTGGACCGACTGATGACGCCCACCCTGTCCTTTCTGGCCCGAAGCCGCAGCGTCGCCAGCGTGCTCAGCAACGGTAAAGGCCGTAAGTAGTTATCACACTCCCACTGTGATAGATGAGACCTGCTATTGGCGGGGTTGTTTATCATTTAGAACATCATTCGTCCAACCACCCCTCTTGGCCCCCAGCACTTCCATGTATTTGATAATTTGTTCCAGTCAGAGCTAGCACATCTGATTccacttgtcaactaatcatcaaacccttgaatgagcttATGAACTACAATAATTCTGGAAATGACACAATTGTGAAACGTTTGAGGGGCACCGGCGAGAGGTTTGAGAAACACTGATGTAGGGTATGTGAAGTGATGTGTGGCAATGAATAGCTTTGTTGCATGTGCTCTGCTTGTGTTTTTAGAGATGGGTGTCGTATTTATTtgtcttccttccttctctcgaTCTCTCGCCTGCTCTCTATGTGCCTCTCCTTCCCGTCCCCTCCAGAGTCGCCCCTATGCCCTCGTTCGGCCTCGGCCAGCCCGCTGACGCTGTGTGCCCACCGGCCTCACCACCGCTGCTCCGACCGCTGGAGGGTGACGTCCAGCACGCCCGACATCACCCAGCGCCGACGCGACTCCACGCCGGTACGTCAACCATCCTTTTTTCTTTCCTTTCGTATTTTTCAATTTCATTGACtggatagagaggagagtagatagAGAGATACAAATCGAAAGAGGGTCATAGACAGTGAAGGGCACAGACAGACCGGACTTGACCCCTGTCGCCTGCAGGCCTGCATGGTCCGAAACCTGGAGCGCCGACTACTACCATCCCTTACCGTTTATACACAATAGAACACCGTTTGGCACTTTGAATGAGCTAGAATGTACTGTGTATCTTTTGGTTTTGAGAGAGATGTTTTTATCCACATTTATACCTTTCTGATggtttgtgtctctgtctctctgcagatagagaagaaaaagaaagagaagaaggaCAAGGAGCGGGAGAACGAGAAGGAGAAGAGTGCTCTCAGCAAAGACAAGGTGCTGAAGAAGAGACAGTCCTTACCCAGCATGAGGCACAGACCGGACCCCAGGTAACCTGCTCTCACACGGATCTACTGGATCTGCCTTTGGCACAGTACAGCACTAAACACCCTTTACACACTACTGAGCCGAACCAAGCCAAGCCCAGCTGTACTGTATtggcctggttacacatccaccatAGTTGTTGAAAACTTGCAGGAAAGGACCATGTTTAAAGAACATATACAAGCCAGCACAGCATATGTAGATTGGGTCGGCATTATAGTGTGAATAGGGTATAAGACTAAAATTAGAGCTTAGAGTGTTTACTAAGGTTAGGGATACAGTAAGAGACAAAGATAACCATGACTGTGAGTGCAGATGGTAAAACCAGCGTGTCTGTGTGTTTAAGTGAACTCAGGATAAGACTGAAAAGCATGAGGCCCCTGAGCCAAAGGATATTTATCCAGCGCGTTAATCATAGCCGGCCGCGGGACATGGCAATGGATGGGGCTCACTGACAgatggagggaaaggagagaaaaaaaaaatgagagagagagagagagagagagagagagagagagagagagagagagagagagagagagagagagagagagagagagagagagagagagagagagagagagagagagagagagagagagagagagagagagagagagagagagagagagagagagagagagagagagagagagagagagagagagagagagagagagagagagagagagagagagagagagagagagagagagagagagagaactgtttatttcacttttgtatattatctacttcacttgctttagcaatgtTAACGTGTTTCCCATGACAATGAAGCCCTTTGGAATGAATTGTGAGAGAGATGAGAATGCCAGATGCCTTAAGGAAgagaagtacacacacacaccactctggtATAATGGGACTTTCCCCTCCGAGCGGCGACTATTACACTGTCTACTGCTGAGAAAccatcccataatgctctgtcaCAGACCACACAATGTTACACGTGTTAGGTTGTGTCGTGTCTGACCCTGCTACCTGGTGAGGTCATGTTTATTGACTGCTGTCTGAGACTTGAGGCTAGGGAGGCACatatgtaacagaaacagttttAATAGTATTACTTCAGTGGAGGTATTAGTGTTAGTCTCCTTGCTTGATTGTGTATAGAGATGGACTATTTTTTAATCCCTAGGGCTGGATATGACTAAATGTGATTGTGTATAGAGATGGACTATTTTTTCATCCCTAGGGCTGGATATGACTAAATGTTCGACTAAACTTTACTTAACCGTTGTTTGCTTATTATTATTTACATATTTCTAATGATTTCTAATGATTTGTCGGACATACTGTGTGTATTCATGTTTTACATAATAGCTCtcttaccctccctccctccagtcctAGTCCCTTATCCAGACAGCGGGCTGCCTCACCCGCCACTACTCCTAGAGCAagaccttcctcctcctctcccagcccCGCTGCCTCCCCCAAACCCCCCTCTTCAGCCCGGGCTAGCCCCTCCACCCCCAAGGCCCGGCCCAAGAGGGCTAGGACCCCGGCCCGGGTGGACCACGGGCGCACCTCCTCCCCCGTTCCCCTGGAGAGGGCCAGGGAGACCCGCGGCCGTAGGTCAGCCACGCCCGAGGAGCCCAAAGGCAAGAGTGAGTATGCAGTAGCTAGTTAATACCCCCAGGTGGAGGGTTATATGTGTAAGTAAAGTGTACTCCTCTTACAGGGATCACAACTGTGCAGCATCATTTTAAAGGGCTTAATCAGCGTAACCACATTCCCTTTAAGTGGGGGGGTGTATTGTTTATGTTGTTGGAATGAGTTCAGTTGTAACACTAGACGCGTGTTGGCGAGCGTGAGACACTCCTTTTCATTTCAATGAAACACGGGCGTAGGCAGTGCGGTTCGCGACAGGCTTGCGCTGCTCAGTGTCAAATGACTCTCTGGTTCTATTTTCACGATTTCTAAGTAGCTCACTTGATAATGTGGTTCGCCCTCTGCTCGCGTTGGTCTTACGTTAAGCTTCCAGTGTAGCAGGGAAACAGCCCACTGCTTCTGCAATGCCCCAGTGTAGTTCCTGTGTTATATCACATTTTAAGCCAGTTATATTTACATTGACATTAAGCTCTGTGAATGTAAGTCCTGTCTTCAGTCTAGTTATGGTGTGGTTTGTAATTCATTGAAAAATGGTTTGAAAAATATGGACTCACTCACCCTAGATAATTTAGAATCTGGTATATTTTATATGCACTTGGCACACAAGCCGTGAGAACACTATATACCCATATAATTCGGTACCTTTTCATTTCCCCCTGACACAAGTTGGATTTTAGTGTGTCTGTTTTCTATAGGCCCTGCCACGGCTGATTCATACTTTGCTTCCTCAGTTCTTTGTGGTTTGGCTCAGTTCCAAGCAGGAAAAAGTGAATGCGTGCgcgcgtacgtgcgtgcgtgtcagTGCACTGTAGCGCCGGCCCAGCCACAGGATGATTATCGTCGTGGTTAATTAGGCACGCCGACAATGCCagcttctctgtctttctctccttcacACACAGCGAGGAACAGCAGGGGGGTGCTAATTACTGGAAAAATGCTATAATTACAAGTTTACAGAATCCAAAAATGTATGTTTCCATACTTTGCCACTGTTTGAATTAAGAACATCACAGCGTGTCTCACGTCAACCAAGAGGAATCTAGACCAGAGGTCTAGTGTACTTGTCTTAATGCAATTTCACAGTTTTATCAGTGTTTCAGCTTAAAGAAGACGATAGTGTGAACAGTGATTTGTCTTTAGAAAACTCTTATTGTATTTTcccattcctctcctcttttcctgcTCGATTCTCTCTCCAGGCTCCCCCGTTCCTTCAACCGTGGTATCCTCCGCTCCGGCCACGCCCCCTTCGCTGAGTACACCAATCAGGGCGGCCACCGCCACTCCTTCTGAGGTCCCTCCTTCCGCCCAATCAACCCCCAGTATCCCTGCATcgtccccagccccagcctcctcGTCAGCCAAGCCCATGGCGGGCACCAACAACCCAGAGGAGGCCGCCCGGATCCTGGCCGAGAAGAGGAGGCAGGCCCGAGAGCAGAGGGAGCGGGAGGAGCAGGAGAAACGCgagctggaggagagagagaagtgagaatcATATTATCctcatgtacagtacataaaccCACACTGGAGAGAGCCAGAGCAGCGTCTAGTCGGGTTGCAAAATCCCTGAAATTTCGGTTGGAGGATTCGACCATTATCCTTTCTACTGTAAAGACAACCTATGTCTTACCAGCTTGAAGGGACAAGGTGGAAGTAACCGTGGCAGCACATCACAATTTGAATAATTTCAAGTGTAACGCATCAACATATGGAGTACAATACAGTTCTCCAGCGTGTCATATGCATTGCAGAATTAGACCACTCAGCGCTGTCtatgatacagtatgtgtggTGCTCGTGTTACCCCCCGGAGGTGTGGAGTTGTTGACATTTGTGTAACAGCTTAAGTTGCCCCCCTCCGCTCAGGTTTATGAGCTAAAAAGGATTTCCCGCGTCAGCCTATTGTAGCACGTTGAGTGACCACTGGGTATTTATGTCATGACAGCTGTCAGGCTGGGCAACGGGCTCctgttgctctctgttcctct
This genomic interval carries:
- the LOC139564549 gene encoding MAP7 domain-containing protein 1-like isoform X17 produces the protein MNKMQSKDLDTDLVGNALPEAISPYPAQDPNPTKEDTEGLTSPHKTGPAQIMETYTKKDKEKKVGTHTKLDVIPKSPATPTCPMPGSSPSPIPNKDAVKSEDRQKLAKERREEKAKYLAAKKSQWLEKEEKARQLRESQLDERRRKLEEQRIKTEKRRAALEERQKQQLEKNKERYEAALQRSTKKTWAEIRQQRLSWAGGLSHNSSQRETRSLQLSPWESSIVDRLMTPTLSFLARSRSVASVLSNESPLCPRSASASPLTLCAHRPHHRCSDRWRVTSSTPDITQRRRDSTPIEKKKKEKKDKERENEKEKSALSKDKVLKKRQSLPSMRHRPDPSPSPLSRQRAASPATTPRARPSSSSPSPAASPKPPSSARASPSTPKARPKRARTPARVDHGRTSSPVPLERARETRGRRSATPEEPKGKSSPVPSTVVSSAPATPPSLSTPIRAATATPSEVPPSAQSTPSIPASSPAPASSSAKPMAGTNNPEEAARILAEKRRQAREQREREEQEKRELEEREKVLREERKLREAEESQRREEEARLMAEEQRLRDEAQRVDEEKEAQERAREEHEENERLQKQREEAEAKAKEEAEKQRLDREKHFLKEEQERLERKKRLEQIMKRTRKTDGVEKKDTKSPPPSQVNGKEAESSKASADYQPSPEINKNTENDHSGERDSSTVHVVNGVQPASHENGLPSKGDTAHFEEIIQLANQGNSSNGGREKSESDMPTEPILAFESDEPFLKKVGPMKPQHVAEVL
- the LOC139564549 gene encoding MAP7 domain-containing protein 1-like isoform X4; translated protein: MNKMQSKDLDTDLVGNALPEAISPYPAQDPNPTKEDTEGLTSPHKTGPAQIMETYTKKDKEKKVGTHTKLDVIPKSPATPTCPMPGSSPSPIPNKDAVKSEDRQKLAKERREEKAKYLDAVKSEDRQKLAKERREEKAKYLDKLGQIQAAKKSQWLEKEEKARQLRESQLDERRRKLEEQRIKTEKRRAALEERQKQQLEKNKERYEAALQRSTKKTWAEIRQQRLSWAGGLSHNSSQRESRCSVSAVNLPKHVDSVINKRLSKSSATLWNSPNRTRSLQLSPWESSIVDRLMTPTLSFLARSRSVASVLSNGKGQSPLCPRSASASPLTLCAHRPHHRCSDRWRVTSSTPDITQRRRDSTPIEKKKKEKKDKERENEKEKSALSKDKVLKKRQSLPSMRHRPDPSPSPLSRQRAASPATTPRARPSSSSPSPAASPKPPSSARASPSTPKARPKRARTPARVDHGRTSSPVPLERARETRGRRSATPEEPKGKSSPVPSTVVSSAPATPPSLSTPIRAATATPSEVPPSAQSTPSIPASSPAPASSSAKPMAGTNNPEEAARILAEKRRQAREQREREEQEKRELEEREKVLREERKLREAEESQRREEEARLMAEEQRLRDEAQRVDEEKEAQERAREEHEENERLQKQREEAEAKAKEEAEKQRLDREKHFLKEEQERLERKKRLEQIMKRTRKTDGVEKKDTKSPPPSQVNGKEAESSKASADYQPSPEINKNTENDHSGERDSSTVHVVNGVQPASHENGLPSKGDTAHFEEIIQLANQGNSSNGGREKSESDMPTEPILAFESDEPFLKKVGPMKPQHVAEVL